The DNA region CCGACTGCAGCTCCAGTTCACTTGTCATCATGGAGGCCGGTAAAGACCAGTAGAAGCCAGTAGAGACAGATGTGACATGTTGGAGTACTGATAAACTACATTTTCACTTTAAAGACTCATTTAAGAGGATGCAGGTGGCTGGATGGTTAAAATAAATAGATGATTTCCCTTTTTGCTGTCTGTTGATACTTCTGAGATCCACATGTGAATCACACAGATGTTAGTTTGGTTCGTGAGAAGTTTCTTTCTCATGGATTCATGTGCTGGACACACAGGGTGATGTAACTATGAACCAAATTGAGTTTTTGGTTTGAATTGAGACCCTTTAAAGAGGATTTCTCTATGGTGTGTGGTAGACATCACTGATTGGTTCAGGTTTTGGTTCTAGCCTCCTGCATCGCCACAGTTTCTGCAGAGTCCAGACTGCAGATGGAATAACATCTGCTGTCTCTGCCAGAAAAAACGAACTCTTCAGCAGGAGCAGATGAGTTTTCGGTTCAAACAGAAGCTCAAGGCTCAGGCAGTTCTCGATGGGGACGAACAGGTGCCTGAGCAAGTACCTGAACAGGTATCTCTGATGGgttttggtgtgtttgtgtgctgaaCGTTTACCCCTCCTCCCGTAGTGCTCTGGTTTGTTCGGGCCTCGGTGTCCCCCGGCTGCACTCGTGCTCGTCAGCCTGAACATCCTCAGTGGATCGTTGAGTCCTGCAGGGCTGTACCGATCGCCTGCTTCATGTGATCAATAACAGAGTGAGGCTCATGAATGGCTCCTATTGAGCAGAGGAGCTGTTCTCAGATCAGCCTGCAGCTCTGATGTGTTTGCTGACTGAGCACTTTGTGCGGCTGGACTTTCCCTCCATCTGCCGCTGTGTTTTCAACCAGCATCACAAGCAGGGTTTATTTTCCTCTCCTCTGGCTGCCCCATCGCTGAAAACAAGTTAGATCTCCTGGAAGATTCACCTGGTCCTGAACGGTATGATGTCCCACAGCTCAGATGTATCTTGGCCATAAACCCTGATCAGGGTGAAGAAGCTGGAGTTACTGTCATGCCTCAGATGTTGCTGCCAGCTTTGATATAAAACTAACCCCAATATTTCACTCCAAAGAgtacaaacacaaagacactaAATAAATCCTGGAGACGTGGAGAACTAATCAGATGAGAAAGTAAAAGGTCACATGTGAAAATTCCTGCTTAAACACCATAACGCTGAACGTGATGCTGGTAAAAAGCACTTGATATCCTATCACTCTCAGTGGTGGATCAAGGGCCTCATTTATAACAACTGCATAGTGTAAATCTATAGGGGTCTCACTGGTGTTAGTTTCTTCACACTCAGGTGTGTGgatcaaaaaacaaacttttggaAACAGAAGTTACTTCCACACCAGCATCTTCCTTCCCTTCTTTAACAGTCTCACCCTCACGTTTCCttcccttaccctaaccctaaccctgaccctgaccCTTGGGTCTGTATGCTGCTGATCATGGTCAGCTAAGGTTGTTTTCACACCTGCAGTGTTTAGTCAGTTTAAATCAACCTCTGGTTTATTCTCCCTGTCTGCGCGGTTCGTTTGTGCAGGTGTGAACACAGTAATTGCACTCGAGTGGAGACCAAAACAACCGAACCAGCTACCAAGTGTATGTTACAAGTTTGAGCTAAACATCATCCTGTACGAACATATGTTTTGTATTCTCAGTGGAGGAAAGTGCTATAGACGTGCAAAGGTCTGTACAGGCTAGCAGCTACCATGAATGTCTCCGAGTTCTATGAGCGGActgaagtgaaacaaaacaaagcaaaactacAAGTTTTAAACTCATCAGCTGAGTCGGACCAGAGGACACGCGCTACAGGTGTGAAAACGTCCTTTGAGGCAGATGATGTCAGGGTTCAGGTCTCGCCATCTTTCCTGGATATTAAAAGTGAATATATGGAGTTTATTTTCAGCTCACTGCACAGGTTAACTGCAGATGAAAGGATATGGTTCATTATTTGATAAATGAGGCCCATGGTCTGTGGCTgtaatgtgtctgtgtctgtctgatcAAAGTGCCTTCAAATGTATATGGGTGGCGTGAGCTCACTGGCTGAGCAGATAACCAGTCGTATGCAGAGTCAGGAGGACGGTGGTGGGGTAAGACTGCTTCAGTATTCTGCGCCTTGTTCACTTCGGCTCTTTGACTTTGTTTCAATCAGCTGAAGTGAAGAAGATGTTGTCATAAATCACCTGATAACTCTGCCCAACTGATGATGGAATTCAGTTTGCTGAGACTTTGTttccttgtttcttttttcttgtggtttcttcatttctttcatTCTTCATGTCCTAATGTCTCCTTTCTTTTAGCTTTTTAGTCTGTCACCTTTCCTTCCATCCCAGCCTTGTTTCCTTTCCTCCACTTTCACTTCCTTTCCTTTAACCTTTCCTCCAtctgttgctgtgtgtgtcCCCGCAGGTCTCTGCCAGCTGCAGTCACGTCTGTTTCTTCTGTAAGCAGAGGGTTTATGTGATGGAGCGTCTCAGTGCAGAGGGCTTGTTCTTCCATCGCAGCTGCTTCCAGTGTGGTTCCTGCAGCAGTCCCCTCCGCCTGGCCTCGTACACATATGACCAGCACGCTGGTCAGTGCACTCACATCCCCCTCCTCCACCCTTCTCTGCTGTTGGGGTTTAGGTTTTAACAGGTTTCCATGTTCAGCAGGAAAAAAGAGAGGTGTTCACTCTCCTTCTGTGGGGACAAACAATGACCTCACAGTcatgaaacacatttttagaGCCAGTGTCTCTCTGAGCAGATCATTGCCATTGACCCTCAGAATAAACCTCCAGTGACCTCCAGGAGAGAAAACAGATGTCTGACTTTGAGATGAGGCCATAAGAGACAGAGTTGATATGGACTTTCTCAACCCACACACTGAAAAACCTCTATTGATGGCCCTGGTGTCAGGGTGATGACATCACAAACAGGGTTGTGGCAGTGACAGAACGTTAGATTAAACCTGAGTGACAGAGCTGAACTCATCGGTCTCATTCCTGAGGTGTGGTATCAGACGATATCAGACTCATGACTAAGTGGAGGATAAAGCCTCTCTGTGTCCAGCACATAGATAAATAAAGTTCACAGTCAAATCTGTAGCTTTATTGACAATGAGCAACAAAAACAGGGAGCAGTGTGACATCCAATAAAAAGATCCAATCAGAAACCAgagaagaaaagacaaaacagcCTCATTTGCAgataaatttgtttgtttttgaagagCGTTAATGTGTGTGGGGGGGACCTGTGTCAGTCTCCACGGTATCTTTGGGTCTTTGGGGATAAAAATGGAAACAGCCTCATAAACGGGCAGCTTGATGCAGAGAACAGTGCCGCGTTGTTCAGCAGTCAGCAGTTCTCTGCAGACTCAAACACTGGCCTGTGGGCCAGATCTGGCCTCCTGATGAAGATCTGTGACCCTACCATGAGCTCAAGTTCTGCTCTCACAGTCTGAATGTGTTTTCATGTGGACTACTTACTTGGACCCAGACTCACCTGAGACTCTGTCCATAAACGTGTACGGGAGGGTAACAGGTGGTTCTCCCGTGGCTGTGGGTGGAAGAAGGACCCCCTGAGTGTCGGAGTGGACCGGGTAATGAACAGCTGATGAAGCCCGGACCCCCTGCTGTGCGTCAGACCACCGACAGTTTGAAGTCATTTTATTTGCAAGATAGATTTCATAAATGAAAAAGCAACGCAAACCTTCAGAGACATAGGTCCACACTCACCTCCGTACTTCTGTAACTTGTTAGCAGACTCATAATCGTGTATCAAAAAACAATCTGATTAGTGTCTAAGTCTCAGATCTGCCGATTCGTGAGTGGGGAGAAAATGTGTGACCCCAGCAACACACAACCTGCCCTGCAGACTCACTCTGATTTTTCTGCCCATCACTGcagtaatctgattactgtCAGGTGGTGGTGTCATGTGATCGGTGAGCTCAGTTCAGGACGCCATGGGAGCCCCGAGCCTCGCCGCCACAGGTTTCCACACCACATTTTTAACCACACAAAGTGTCTATTGTGGGTCTGACAGCTGAATTCTGCAGCTCAGCAGCCAATGAGAGCACAGTGATCACATGACTGATGAGTTTGAAGTCGAGGCGGGAGTCGGTGTGAAGGTCGctataaaaacatgaattttgGGAAGTCTTCAGAGACGAGGGCTGCAAGATACCCTCCACATCTGTCTGTGTGAGATacctgtgtgtgagagacacaCACCTGTCCTGACATCGTGTCTGTTGTCCTCTGTGTCTCAGGGAGGTTTTACTGCCTGCAGCGCTCCGAATGTCACCTAAGTGCTCAAGCCGTGAGGAAGAGGCCGACGCCATCTGACAGAGCTGTGTCACACAGAACATCAATCGTAAGAACCACTTTTACTTTCATTGTGATATTATCTGTGTGCACCTGACCTGCAGGTGTGGGCGATTTATTAGTTCAAGCCCTGGAAGGTAGAACAGGTGATCAGATGCTCTTAAGGTGGTAATTTTAGTTGGAGGtcagggtggtggtggtggtgttgtgTGGTTGGACCTTGAATGGAGAGCTGACAGGAGCAGCTACCTGCCTGTGGAACCGATCAGTTCAGGTGTTTCTGTTCACGGCAGGTAAGCTGTTCAGGATCATCACTGTTTAGCGAGTCAGTACGGAAGATCAATCATGCCAGAAATGTTCagttcaaaaataataaaaacacacattaacagAAGAAATAATGACACAAGGAAAACTAGACCTTTCTTCAATCACCTGTATAAGTTTTTTTCAACCTTTAAATCCTAAATAGCAAATATTTCGCCTTTGAAAAATAAAGATAATGATTCTGATAACGATTTAATAAAGTTCATCTGCTAAACTCATTTTAGAaaatgaatgtgaaaaaaactctttttgtAAATTTAATTTAGAATCAGGGTTACTGAAAACTTTGAGTTTTAGAGTTGGAATAATTACAGGACTAATAAATAAACGCATATCTTTGTCTTTGAAGGGGTCCCAGAGCTCGGCGCCATCTCTGTCTGACTCTCTGATCTCAGCAGGCCGCCGCCCATCCTCAGGTGAGCTAgcttcacctgtgtgtgtgctttcagTGTCCATACGTGTTCacactgagcgcgctccttaaACGGGAATCAATGTGGGCtttagtgtgtctgtgtgtctgtgtgtgtctgtgtgtgtgtgcggctGCGTTGGTGTGTTGGCAGCTGCTTCTCTAATGGCGGCAACGCCGGAGCGGATCGAGCTGGAAATCTGGCGCCGGAGCTCGGAGGTGGAGCTGcaagaggagctggaggaggtttCCGAGGAGGTCCTGAACCTATTCAACCTGAGCACCGACAATCAGACGGGGTCCAGGTCCAGAAGGTCGGTAAACCTCaggaagtagaaaaaaacagaaacagcctCGGCTTTAATAATGCTTCAGCCTTTCTGCTGAATGCTGGGAATCACCGCTCCATACGGGGGTCAGTAAACATGTCTTGGATGTAAAGAGCTGGAGGTCACACAcgttttactgtaaaaacttcaatatgaaatattttgtggTGTGAAAAGTAAGAATTAATAAAGAAACTTAAATGTTTACAtcaaaataaagattacaaTAAAAgcgaagttttaaaaaaaaaaaagttatatttgtgTCTTTAGACCccacaaaattttaaatgtttgtaggaatttttttttaattctgttttgacttttggatttaaaattttgccttttgttaaaaaaaaaattctagtCTAACCTGTAAATATTTAATCAATCTATCTATGGCTCTTATTCTTTTATAATTTCACTTTAGTTTGTTTGGTTGGCAGTGTTGGTCCTCCATCCCAACTgttttatgtttcctgttttcagtTCAGAGTCAGACAtggaggaggagacagaggcagGAGGCTGTGTAACCTCAGACGAGACGAGATCTTCATCGAGAGAAACGCTGCAGCTTTACCTGAAAgtccaggaggaggaggacgaggaggaggaggaggaaggcagTGACATGGAGTCCAGCGATGGTGAGTTAAAGTCTTTGTGAGTTTTTGGGTGTGAAGTAGGGGTCTTGAGTTTGAGATGTGCTGTTGTctgtctccccctgctggtagaGGGGGAATACGACCCCTGGGAGATGGAGCGCCGCTCGGGCCTATGGCTCCTGTTAGAGGAGGAGACAGGTAGCACCTACCTGAACCTGCTAACCAAACTCCTTTTATAAAACCACAGATTTAAGAATAACCACCGTGTTTAACATGAATGTTTaactctgtgcatgtgtgtgtgtgtgtgtgtgtgtgtttgtgtgtaacaacaactaaatttaaattctaatttcattaaaaatggaATGAAAGGACAGCGGAGCTCCATGGGAGGATCAGAGGACGGGGACAGGAAGTTATTAAAACTCAAACACTGACCTGATGAATGTGTGACACAAAGTTTAAAGTCAGCTTCCTTTTCGTTGTGAGCTCAGCAGCTGCTTCTAAAGGCCGTCGTTCTAATCTTTACGCTCGCTGCCTCACGTTCATTCACATCAATAAACATTAATAttgaaaggtgtgtgtgtgtgtgtgtttgtgtatgtgtacagAGTGCATATACACATTATTTCATACACTATCTCCTCCCTTCAGAGGCGGAGCTTCCTCCTCACAGCTCTGACACACCTGTTCAGCCTGACTCCACCTCTTCCATGAACTCATCTGTGACTCCACCCCCTGTCGCCACCACCGCCAGCACAGCCTCCTTCATCACCACACCTGAATCCCCTCACAGTGAGGATGGAGCCAGAGCGCCACTCACACCTGCCGTTGTCATGGAGACACCTGCTGCTAGTGGGCGGGGCTCATTTGACAACATCACACCTGAACTGCCGCAAAATAGGCCCCTCCTCCTGCAAGAGAAAGGGGAGGGGTCAGAGGAGGACCCAGGGACAtttaggaggaggaggaggaggacgagacGGCGAGAAGCTCATAGCCTCCCCCCTAGACTCCTCTTCCCCCCCCTGCAGCCTGGGGGCAGGGCTCTCCTCTTTAAGATGCTCAGAGAGGCTCCTCCCCCTGGGCAGATGGAgctgggaggggttggagccaGAAATCTATTAAAGACTGTGTTTTCTGGAAACAAGAATgagcagaagaagaagggggGTGGGACTTTACCTGCAGAGAGGGCGAAGGAGAAAACAACCAGTCAGAGATTCACAGGTGACCATAATAACAACACCTTTAGTCAGTGTGATGTCACTATGATGATATAATACCTGTACCTTCTTTGTCCAGATGTGAGAGCAGAGGTGTCAGATCTTGATTCATCCACCGTGTTGCAGAGATGTTCCCTGAAGCCCCAAAACAACGTAAGCACTCCGACCAATCACAGTTCAGCATTATTCCAAGCAATCTGAGACCTAAATTATACCCAGACTCACTAAGGGATAGGGATAGGGGTCAGACTAACACCTAGACTGGCTCTCTCACCGGAAGTCTTCTTTTGCAGCTGCGTTTGGAGTTGCTTGACCTGACCAATGAAATTCAGAGGGTTGCCATCGAGGAGGAGGAGAACCAGGAGGTATCACCTGACACACAATGACCAGACTGACTTTAAACTCGACCGACATACCGACTTGTTTAAACTACCCGAGACTTAAATGGACGTAGATTCACATCTCGTCTATCAGTTTGACTGTTTTCTGTCCTccgtttttcttcttcctgcaaTCAGCCGCCATACGTTCCTCACGCTCTGGCTTTCAAACGATCATACGCCATAAAGGTACACACACCTGATCCTCTGAGGGTTGTGGTGGTCCAgcagtttcacttcctgtcctgATGCTTACTCACTGCTGTTTCAGAGACGCCCCCTGAAAGACAGAGTCCCGCTACAGGACTCTGACGGCCAGTCTTCCTGCCCCACGGAGGTGGTGGGGGTCCTGGTCCAGCCGAAGGAGGCATCCAGTTTGAGCGTGAAGGAAACCATGTTCCAGAGGGAGCgtgaggatgatgatgacgacCTGGACACCAGAATCACGCGACGGGTTCAGAGAGCTGCAAGGAGACAGGCCAAACAGGAAGAACTGAAAAGACTCCACAAGGCCCAGGTGAGGTTACCTGAGTCCAGCTGAGGTTACCTGAGTTCACCTGAGGTTACCTGAGTTCAGGTGAGATTACCTGATGTTGCGTTCTGTGTCTCAGATGATCCagaggcagctgcagcaggtggaggagaagcagaggcagctggaggagagaggagtgaTGGTGGAGAAAGCTCTGAGGGGAGAAGCAGGTACTGAAAATACAGGCCAAAGGAATACCTGAACTTACTTGGTTCTACCTGAACTCAGGTGTGCTTCTACTTTAATTCACCTGTGCTTGTGTTTCTGATAGATTACTGGGGAGAATCCAGCCAAAGCGCAGACATGGAGCTTCACCTGGGAGGTCAGTTCACATATCCGGTTACCTGTGGAGTACATATACAGCAGGTATTATGCGGCGCTGAACCCAGTTTTCTGTGTAGGGCTCGGGAAACTGGATAATCCGCCGCTGATGCAGCAGTGGTTCCAGCTGGTCCAGCAGAAGAACGCTCTGGTCCGATATGAAGCTGAGCTCATGATCTTGTGAgtatgtgacctttgacctctcacCTGGGCAGATTCCTGGGGTGTGATGGTTCTGGCTGTGTTTCAGCGCTCGAGAGCTGGAGCTGGAGGACCGGCAGAGTCGACTGCAGCAGGAGCTCCGAGAGAGGATGGCTGTGGACGGTAACACAGACAAGATCAGAGCTCACCTGCTcacctgtgtgtttctgtgtgatgatcacctgtgtgtgtgtgtgtgtgtgtgtgtgtgtgtgtgtgtgtgtgtgtgtgtgtgtgtgtgtgcatgcagacCACCTGAAGGACGAGGAGCAGCTGGCTGAGGAGCGTCTGATCCTGGAGGAGATGCTGGAGGTGGTTGAGCAGAGAGACTCTCTGGTGTCCCTGCTGGAGGAGCAGAGACTGCAGGAGCGACAGGAAGACAGAGACCTGGAGCAGCTGATGGTGTCCGGAGGACTGGGACTCACCTGGACCTGAGGTGGTCAGACTTTCTGTCTCACCTGTCAGAGGTCTTTAAACCCACCTGGACACAGGCAGAGATGACATGTTTAAAACTGCAAACTGTCAAGTTGACCTGAGGAGACTCTGGTTTAGTGCAGGTAAACAGTCCAGGTGGAGAGAAACAATTACACttattaactttttaaaactgaTTCATAAAAACTACCCACGAGCAGAAACAGGATGTCTTAGTCTGAAATCAGCTGACCTCTAATGTTTCCTTAGAGGTTAGTCATCAGAGCAGCTTGATGGATGAAATCCAGCAGAACCCAAACAGATACAGGATGGTCTGAATTGAACCATCCAATCAggtgtgatgatgtcatttaCCCCAGAGAAGATGGGAAAAACCTCCACTTTTCTGACTGCAGGAGTTAGTACTAATGCTAACAGCCTGCATTAGCTATGGTAATGGAACACTGACATGGCTGCTAGCCAATACCATGCTACTGCTACTGCTAACCAGCTACCATAACCCACTAGCTGTGTTGCTACCTCGAGTAAAAGTAAGCTAATCTAAATGAAGAGGTGTTTGTGCAGCTTGTCCTGGTGCAGAGTTTAAATATCTCTAACTCCTCTAGAGAGGACACAAAGGTGGATTTTAGCTCTCAGTGCTGAGCTATCTTAAAACTCCATTCTTTCTACTGACAACAGGGGTAAACTCCTCTGATCTGAGCTCAGTAAACTCTTTCCTGAGGAGTTTACAGTCTCAGATGCTGgttaattaattacatgctgTGTGTCAAATGTTTGAATGCAGTAGAATAGTATAGCGCTTTACTGTCATTGTACATGCACAACAAAATTGTGGAGGCTCCACTCCGGCAGTCAggtgtaaaacataaaaactagaCAGCAAGAGTTCAAGAACTCAAAAGTGGGCTAAATAGGCAGGCAGACTAATGAATCAAATTAATTCTACTAGAAACCGGTCGTCTACAAGAACTGGATCTCGATACTCATTCCTAATATTTTAGATATTAAAACTGATATTAACTGtatttaaactgtatttaaatCCTTTGAGGCCAAACCCTCTGGTCTCATATCACtgtttttaaaactcttttaTAAAGTTTAGGCACTCTTAAAACAAGCTAACACTCACTAAAGCAGTTTGAGCATTTCACAAACAGAGCCTTTGTGGCCCTTTAGTAATTCTGGTGACTCCTGATGATGGCTGGGACCTGGTGGGGTTGGTGGATGTGGTTTTTGACACaaaagggttgtttttttttaacacaaactttaatatttaataaaattttttttaaaacatctgaTGAACCATGTGACCCAGCCtcaatgacatttttatttaactgaTTATTGATTGTGCCATCAGATCACTTGTGTGCCTTACCTGCCACCTGATCAATAACATGTGTTCATGCCGCGATGATGGTTATTGCTGTAACTCTGACTCTGTGCTGTGAAATAAACCTCTCATTTCTGACATTCTGGCTCATTTTCTGCtcagaaattacattttattattatgattaaatACAAACACATTAAGCTTTTTTGAGAAGATCGATGAACCATTCTACCCTTATAATGTTTGATTGTTGAACATAAGCAGTGACTCCTCTACAGCTTTGTATTCAATGCACAGTGAGAGTAAGATCTGGAAGCTTCAGTCACAGaagagtaaaaaataaatcacctGGCCTGCAGGTGATGCTGGTCGTCCTCCAGCAGGCctccatttgtaagtaagcaaagtaagtaaaattttatttgtatagcacctttcaaaataaaaatcacaaagtgctttacagaagcttaaacataaaaacaaaaaattaaccaaaagcaagtttaaaaagatgagtttttagctgtttttaaaagagacaaatgagtccacagatctcaagcTCAAAGCTGTACATGTAGAGCATCTGAGCCTGTACACCAGTAACAAACAGCTGTTTGGATCACCAGATGTTCCAGTAGTTTGAACTTCCAGTCTGGcagtttctgtgtgtttccaACAGAAACTGAAGACCAGATGTTTAATTCTTCTGAACAGCCTGAAAACCCTCTGACAGCATCCTGTTTCTGCAGATGTCAGTCTGATGTCAGAGGTTTCAGTTTAGAAGATTAAAAATATTTCGTCTCTCAGTGGTGCTCCggctcttcttcctcctctcgaGCATGCTTGTGTAACTATTTCTGTGGCTTCACACTACCCAACACATGATGGTGAAACGTTTGTCCTGTTAATGCTCCAACTGAAAGAGGAAGTTAATTACAGGCTCCGACCTCTGgatgttgtcattcttttgttttcttcctcaAACTGTCTGT from Pelmatolapia mariae isolate MD_Pm_ZW linkage group LG17, Pm_UMD_F_2, whole genome shotgun sequence includes:
- the mical3b gene encoding protein-methionine sulfoxide oxidase mical3b isoform X5, giving the protein MEDQSFPECQAQELFDEFVSASTCRATLRSFSQLCEHLQLDPSTAERPLYRPIKCRLNYWRANGLWAKLDRRGAQEEYQRARACSDVTCVIIGAGPCGLRTAVELSFMGARVVLLEKRDSFSRNNVLHLWPFTIHDLRGLGAKKVYGRFCAGSIDHISIRQLQLVLLKVALLLGVEVHVNVEFKKLVEPAEDQHRHKLGWRMEVSPKNHPVSQLEFDVIIGADGRRNTLPGFRRKEFRGKLAIAITANFKNRNTTAEAKVEEISGVAFIFNQRFFQELRQETGIDLENIVYYKDDTHYFVMTAKKQSLLEKGVILQDFADTELLLSRGNVDQNALQAYAREAADFSTNHQLPTLDFAMNHYGQPDVAMFDFTCMYASENAAMVRQRHGHQLLVTLVGDSLLEPFWPMGTGVARGFLAALDSAWMIRSWAQGAAPLDVLAERESLYRLLPQTTPENMQKNITLYSVDPTTRYMNTSPLTVTPAQVRHLVDTGEEVGLTTDCSDIIRLPSPRYLRQESFSRSNQLLTWCQEQTCGYHGVNVTDLTTSWRSGLALCALLHRYRSDLIDFDSLDESSVEDNTRLGFDVAEREFGISPLMTVEEMSSVEEPDSLSMVMYLSQFYQLLKDSPPPTGCLRHITDLRSALIAPASLLSRLGTSLSRKRNPKEHGGALGKKRKTSQWSREQQESCDLNGDVESQSFEEEFVGGASRSRVRLMANQLQAKLDESSSTCRTSSAASADFRRQQGELSSLPPASQPADSQPTAAPVHLSSWRPPPASPQFLQSPDCRWNNICCLCQKKRTLQQEQMSFRFKQKLKAQAVLDGDEQVPEQVPEQVSASCSHVCFFCKQRVYVMERLSAEGLFFHRSCFQCGSCSSPLRLASYTYDQHAGRFYCLQRSECHLSAQAVRKRPTPSDRAVSHRTSIGSQSSAPSLSDSLISAGRRPSSAASLMAATPERIELEIWRRSSEVELQEELEEVSEEVLNLFNLSTDNQTGSRSRSSESDMEEETEAGGCVTSDETRSSSRETLQLYLKVQEEEDEEEEEEGSDMESSDEGEYDPWEMERRSGLWLLLEEETEAELPPHSSDTPVQPDSTSSMNSSVTPPPVATTASTASFITTPESPHSEDGARAPLTPAVVMETPAASGRGSFDNITPELPQNRPLLLQEKGEGSEEDPGTFRRRRRRTRRREAHSLPPRLLFPPLQPGGRALLFKMLREAPPPGQMELGGVGARNLLKTVFSGNKNEQKKKGGGTLPAERAKEKTTSQRFTDVRAEVSDLDSSTVLQRCSLKPQNNLRLELLDLTNEIQRVAIEEEENQEPPYVPHALAFKRSYAIKRRPLKDRVPLQDSDGQSSCPTEVVGVLVQPKEASSLSVKETMFQREREDDDDDLDTRITRRVQRAARRQAKQEELKRLHKAQMIQRQLQQVEEKQRQLEERGVMVEKALRGEADYWGESSQSADMELHLGGLGKLDNPPLMQQWFQLVQQKNALVRYEAELMIFARELELEDRQSRLQQELRERMAVDDHLKDEEQLAEERLILEEMLEVVEQRDSLVSLLEEQRLQERQEDRDLEQLMVSGGLGLTWT
- the mical3b gene encoding protein-methionine sulfoxide oxidase mical3b isoform X3; its protein translation is MEDQSFPECQAQELFDEFVSASTCRATLRSFSQLCEHLQLDPSTAERPLYRPIKCRLNYWRANGLWAKLDRRGAQEEYQRARACSDVTCVIIGAGPCGLRTAVELSFMGARVVLLEKRDSFSRNNVLHLWPFTIHDLRGLGAKKVYGRFCAGSIDHISIRQLQLVLLKVALLLGVEVHVNVEFKKLVEPAEDQHRHKLGWRMEVSPKNHPVSQLEFDVIIGADGRRNTLPGFRRKEFRGKLAIAITANFKNRNTTAEAKVEEISGVAFIFNQRFFQELRQETGIDLENIVYYKDDTHYFVMTAKKQSLLEKGVILQDFADTELLLSRGNVDQNALQAYAREAADFSTNHQLPTLDFAMNHYGQPDVAMFDFTCMYASENAAMVRQRHGHQLLVTLVGDSLLEPFWPMGTGVARGFLAALDSAWMIRSWAQGAAPLDVLAERESLYRLLPQTTPENMQKNITLYSVDPTTRYMNTSPLTVTPAQVRHLVDTGEEVGLTTDCSDIIRLPSPRYLRQESFSRSNQLLTWCQEQTCGYHGVNVTDLTTSWRSGLALCALLHRYRSDLIDFDSLDESSVEDNTRLGFDVAEREFGISPLMTVEEMSSVEEPDSLSMVMYLSQFYQLLKDSPPPTGCLRHITDLRSALIAPASLLSRLGTSLSRKRNPKEHGGALGKKRKTSQWSREQQESCDLNGDVESQSFEEEFVGGASRSRVRLMANQLQAKLDESSSTCRTSSAASADFRRQQGELSSLPPASQPADSQPTAAPVHLSSWRPKKRTLQQEQMSFRFKQKLKAQAVLDGDEQVPEQVPEQCLQMYMGGVSSLAEQITSRMQSQEDGGGVSASCSHVCFFCKQRVYVMERLSAEGLFFHRSCFQCGSCSSPLRLASYTYDQHAGRFYCLQRSECHLSAQAVRKRPTPSDRAVSHRTSIGSQSSAPSLSDSLISAGRRPSSAASLMAATPERIELEIWRRSSEVELQEELEEVSEEVLNLFNLSTDNQTGSRSRSSESDMEEETEAGGCVTSDETRSSSRETLQLYLKVQEEEDEEEEEEGSDMESSDEGEYDPWEMERRSGLWLLLEEETEAELPPHSSDTPVQPDSTSSMNSSVTPPPVATTASTASFITTPESPHSEDGARAPLTPAVVMETPAASGRGSFDNITPELPQNRPLLLQEKGEGSEEDPGTFRRRRRRTRRREAHSLPPRLLFPPLQPGGRALLFKMLREAPPPGQMELGGVGARNLLKTVFSGNKNEQKKKGGGTLPAERAKEKTTSQRFTDVRAEVSDLDSSTVLQRCSLKPQNNLRLELLDLTNEIQRVAIEEEENQEPPYVPHALAFKRSYAIKRRPLKDRVPLQDSDGQSSCPTEVVGVLVQPKEASSLSVKETMFQREREDDDDDLDTRITRRVQRAARRQAKQEELKRLHKAQMIQRQLQQVEEKQRQLEERGVMVEKALRGEADYWGESSQSADMELHLGGLGKLDNPPLMQQWFQLVQQKNALVRYEAELMIFARELELEDRQSRLQQELRERMAVDDHLKDEEQLAEERLILEEMLEVVEQRDSLVSLLEEQRLQERQEDRDLEQLMVSGGLGLTWT